One genomic segment of Marinitoga sp. 38H-ov includes these proteins:
- the uvrB gene encoding excinuclease ABC subunit UvrB, producing the protein MNRFKLNSKYKPQGDQPEAIEKLVEGLNKNYRFQTLLGVTGSGKTFTMANVIEKVNRPTLILSPNKILAVQLYREFKEFFPENKVEFFISYYDYYQPEAYLPGRDMYIEKDASINEVLQKMRLSTLKSVLTRRDVIVVASVSTIYASGNPDDFANINLKLEVDNEYNRNFILESLTKMLYNRSEDKFSGGNFRFKGDVLEIYPPYEDFGIRVEFFDDEVEKIYSFDVLNRTKIDFFDKITIYPASEFVTTEEKIHNAIESIRKELEIRVEEFEKMGKLLEAQRIKQRTLMDMELLETLGHCKGIENYTRHFDNRKPGDPPWTLLDYFDEDFITFIDESHIALPQLRAMWAGDHSRKKNLIEYGFRLPSAFDNRPLKFEEFLERIRQTIFVSATPGPFEFEHSEQIVEQIIRPTGLIDPEVVVRPTIGQVDDFISELQKVIKRNERAIAVVLTKKDAEMLADHLNLLGIKATYLHSELDAMERSEVVRKLRSGDVDVVIGVNLLREGLDLPEVSLVVIMDSDREGFLRSETTLIQTIGRAARNVNGKVILYADKITDAMQNAIFETNRRRKIQMDYNENHGITPKTIVKELPKNIFEQFMEKVEKPEFIFEVAENTSPDEYIQLLEMEMFKAASELRYEDAAKYRDEIKKVKKKYRLK; encoded by the coding sequence ATGAACCGATTTAAATTAAATTCTAAATATAAACCTCAAGGTGATCAACCAGAAGCTATAGAAAAACTTGTTGAAGGATTAAATAAAAACTATAGATTTCAAACATTATTAGGGGTTACTGGTTCTGGAAAAACATTTACTATGGCAAATGTAATAGAAAAAGTGAATAGACCTACTTTAATATTATCTCCAAATAAGATATTGGCAGTTCAATTGTATAGAGAATTTAAAGAGTTTTTTCCTGAAAATAAGGTAGAGTTTTTTATTAGTTATTATGATTATTATCAACCTGAAGCTTATTTACCTGGTAGAGATATGTATATTGAAAAAGATGCAAGTATAAATGAGGTATTACAAAAAATGAGATTATCTACATTAAAGTCTGTTTTAACAAGAAGAGATGTTATTGTTGTAGCTAGTGTCTCTACAATATATGCCTCAGGTAATCCAGATGATTTTGCTAATATAAATTTAAAACTTGAAGTTGATAATGAATATAATAGAAATTTTATATTAGAATCATTAACGAAAATGCTATATAATCGATCTGAAGACAAGTTTAGTGGAGGAAACTTTAGATTTAAAGGGGATGTATTAGAAATTTATCCTCCATATGAAGATTTTGGTATTAGAGTTGAATTTTTTGATGATGAAGTTGAAAAAATTTATTCGTTTGATGTTTTAAATAGAACAAAAATAGATTTTTTTGATAAAATTACAATTTATCCTGCAAGTGAATTTGTTACAACAGAGGAAAAAATTCATAATGCCATTGAATCTATTAGAAAAGAATTAGAAATTAGAGTTGAAGAATTTGAAAAAATGGGTAAATTATTAGAAGCACAAAGAATAAAGCAAAGAACTTTAATGGATATGGAATTACTAGAAACTTTAGGACATTGTAAGGGTATAGAAAATTATACTAGACATTTTGATAATAGAAAACCCGGAGATCCGCCATGGACATTATTAGATTATTTTGATGAGGATTTTATTACGTTTATTGATGAATCTCATATAGCTTTACCACAATTAAGAGCTATGTGGGCTGGAGATCATTCACGAAAGAAAAATCTAATTGAATACGGTTTTAGGCTTCCATCAGCATTTGATAACCGTCCTTTGAAATTTGAAGAATTTTTAGAAAGAATTAGACAAACTATTTTTGTTTCTGCAACTCCTGGGCCATTTGAATTTGAACATTCAGAACAAATTGTAGAACAAATTATTAGACCAACAGGATTAATTGATCCAGAGGTTGTTGTTAGACCAACAATAGGACAAGTAGATGATTTTATTTCTGAACTACAAAAGGTAATAAAACGAAATGAAAGGGCTATTGCAGTTGTACTAACAAAAAAAGATGCAGAAATGCTAGCTGACCATTTAAACTTATTAGGAATTAAAGCAACTTATTTACACTCTGAGTTGGATGCAATGGAAAGATCCGAAGTTGTAAGAAAATTGCGAAGTGGTGACGTAGATGTAGTTATTGGTGTTAATTTATTAAGGGAAGGTCTTGACTTACCTGAGGTATCCTTAGTTGTTATAATGGATTCTGATAGAGAAGGTTTTTTAAGATCCGAAACAACCTTAATACAAACAATAGGTCGTGCTGCTAGGAATGTAAATGGTAAAGTTATATTATATGCAGATAAAATAACAGATGCTATGCAAAATGCTATTTTTGAAACTAATAGAAGAAGAAAAATACAAATGGATTATAATGAAAATCATGGAATAACTCCAAAAACAATCGTAAAAGAATTACCTAAAAATATTTTTGAACAGTTTATGGAAAAAGTAGAAAAACCGGAATTTATTTTTGAAGTAGCTGAAAATACTTCTCCAGACGAATATATACAATTACTAGAAATGGAAATGTTTAAAGCTGCTTCTGAACTAAGATATGAAGATGCAGCAAAATATAGAGATGAAATAAAAAAAGTGAAGAAAAAATATCGATTAAAATAG
- a CDS encoding 6-phosphofructokinase, translating to MKNAIYAQSGGVTSVINASAYGVIKAALNSKEIDNIYVAINGINGIFDEKLANMKNEDPNQIELLKFTPSSAFGSCRRKIKTEEEFKKIFEVFDKYSIRYFFYNGGNDSMDTANKIHNYAKKIGYDLNVIGVPKTVDNDLPETDHTPGFGSIAKYLSVSILEGTLDVKSMAADSTKVFILETMGRHAGWVAASTALAKRHESDGPHIILIPERPFKKELFFEKIIKTIDKYGYCSIAASEGIKYEDGSFVSARGYQDNFGNVQLGGIGSTLANLIKTELNIKTHYAVPDYLQRSGRHISSQVDVNEAIEVGTMAVKYALDEYSGYMVAIERINNSPYISTTKLVPLENVANKTKLIPDEFISADGMFVNNKFIEYALPLIEGEYYPPYLNGIPVYARLKIETK from the coding sequence ATGAAAAATGCTATTTATGCTCAATCTGGAGGAGTTACCAGTGTTATAAATGCATCAGCGTATGGAGTAATTAAAGCAGCTTTAAATTCAAAAGAAATTGATAATATTTACGTTGCAATAAATGGGATTAATGGAATTTTTGATGAAAAATTAGCAAATATGAAAAATGAAGATCCTAATCAAATTGAATTATTAAAATTCACTCCTTCAAGCGCTTTTGGCTCTTGTAGAAGAAAAATAAAAACAGAAGAAGAATTTAAGAAAATTTTTGAGGTATTTGATAAATATAGTATTCGTTATTTTTTCTATAATGGTGGAAATGACTCAATGGATACAGCAAATAAAATTCATAATTATGCTAAAAAAATTGGATATGATTTAAATGTAATTGGTGTTCCAAAAACCGTTGATAATGATTTACCTGAAACAGATCACACACCTGGTTTTGGTTCTATAGCTAAATATTTATCTGTTTCTATTTTAGAAGGAACTTTAGATGTAAAAAGTATGGCGGCTGATTCTACAAAAGTTTTTATATTAGAAACAATGGGAAGGCATGCTGGTTGGGTTGCAGCATCAACAGCTTTGGCAAAAAGGCATGAAAGCGATGGACCACATATAATTTTAATTCCTGAAAGACCGTTTAAAAAAGAATTATTTTTTGAAAAAATAATTAAAACAATTGATAAATATGGATATTGTTCTATTGCTGCATCTGAAGGAATCAAATATGAAGATGGATCATTTGTTTCGGCTAGGGGTTATCAAGATAATTTTGGAAATGTTCAATTAGGTGGAATAGGTTCTACATTAGCAAATTTAATTAAAACAGAATTAAATATAAAAACACATTACGCTGTACCAGATTATTTACAAAGAAGTGGTAGGCATATCTCTAGTCAGGTTGATGTGAATGAAGCTATAGAAGTAGGTACAATGGCTGTAAAATATGCTTTAGATGAATATAGTGGATATATGGTAGCTATAGAAAGAATTAATAATTCACCATATATTAGTACAACAAAACTTGTACCACTTGAAAATGTTGCAAATAAAACGAAATTAATTCCTGACGAATTTATATCAGCCGACGGTATGTTCGTAAATAATAAGTTTATTGAATATGCATTACCTTTAATTGAAGGAGAATATTACCCTCCATATTTGAATGGCATTCCTGTTTATGCAAGATTAAAAATAGAAACGAAGTAG
- a CDS encoding inorganic phosphate transporter, with product MALAIGANDVANSMATAVGAKAITPKQAVIIAGVLEFVGATFFGKQVTETIRKGILHLDVLADPKIVIWGSLAALIGATIWLAIATYKSWPVSTTHSIVGGMVGYGIAAGGFAVVNWSKIITITLSWVISPLVGLVVSYLMFKSISATILHSKDIKRNSKIWIPFFLGLAAFIIALSFITKTLHIPITIKAIIYAVLFGILLSIIIMIYIILKLKNVSDDPYIYVEEIFRKSQVVTSCYVALAHGANDVANAIGPVAAVYAAVVTGTVGAKAEIPRYILALGGLGIAIGVAVWGSRVMKTVGTEITELNNSRGFAIDFSTATTVLMASNLGMPISTTHTVVGSVIGNGLARGTGSINLGVIKDIFISWFLTVPAAAIVSYVLFKFILLFI from the coding sequence ATGGCATTAGCAATTGGAGCTAATGATGTGGCTAACTCAATGGCTACAGCAGTGGGAGCAAAAGCTATTACTCCAAAACAAGCAGTTATTATAGCAGGAGTGTTAGAGTTTGTAGGTGCTACTTTCTTTGGGAAACAAGTTACAGAAACAATTAGAAAAGGTATATTACATCTTGATGTTTTAGCCGATCCGAAAATAGTTATTTGGGGTTCTTTAGCAGCTTTAATTGGAGCTACAATATGGCTTGCGATTGCTACTTATAAATCTTGGCCGGTATCTACAACACATTCTATTGTTGGTGGTATGGTTGGATATGGTATTGCTGCTGGAGGTTTTGCGGTTGTAAATTGGTCAAAAATAATAACAATTACGTTAAGCTGGGTTATATCTCCTCTTGTTGGACTTGTTGTTTCTTATCTTATGTTTAAATCCATTTCTGCTACCATTCTTCATAGTAAAGATATAAAAAGAAATTCCAAAATATGGATTCCATTCTTTTTAGGATTAGCTGCATTTATTATTGCGCTTTCATTTATTACAAAAACTCTTCATATTCCAATTACTATTAAAGCTATTATATATGCTGTATTATTTGGTATATTGCTATCTATAATTATTATGATATATATAATTTTAAAACTTAAAAATGTTTCTGATGATCCATATATATATGTAGAAGAAATATTTAGAAAATCACAGGTTGTAACTTCTTGTTACGTTGCATTAGCTCATGGAGCTAATGACGTTGCTAATGCAATTGGGCCAGTAGCAGCTGTTTATGCAGCTGTTGTAACAGGAACAGTTGGAGCGAAGGCTGAAATTCCTAGATATATTTTAGCTTTAGGTGGTTTAGGTATTGCAATCGGTGTAGCTGTTTGGGGTAGCAGAGTAATGAAAACTGTTGGTACTGAAATTACAGAATTAAATAATTCTAGAGGATTTGCAATTGATTTCTCTACTGCAACTACGGTATTAATGGCATCAAATTTAGGTATGCCAATTTCAACAACTCATACAGTAGTAGGATCAGTTATTGGTAATGGTTTGGCTAGAGGTACTGGTTCTATAAATTTGGGAGTTATTAAAGATATTTTCATATCATGGTTCTTAACAGTTCCAGCTGCTGCAATTGTTTCATATGTTTTATTTAAATTTATTTTGCTTTTTATATAA
- a CDS encoding DUF47 family protein, whose amino-acid sequence MFQPFNPIEEVVKHALIVEEASDYLPELFKKYLNGEDIKDIVDKVDKLEDDADDIKRNFRQYLKKGHLYRFERADLLDFIDMQDKIIDLIEDVAKKMTFNRIDFDEEHKKMIYSVVDEIENMLDHFKKTVKYINIILESDFAKNTIKNQEDDIAEMKWFEKDVDNKLFEFGKWLYSQKDILHPIDFIFIRELVLLLSRIADVTQNVCDRIHILINE is encoded by the coding sequence ATGTTTCAACCTTTTAATCCTATAGAAGAAGTTGTTAAACATGCACTTATAGTAGAAGAAGCATCAGATTATTTGCCAGAACTGTTTAAAAAATATTTAAATGGCGAAGATATAAAAGATATTGTTGATAAGGTTGATAAACTCGAAGATGATGCAGATGATATAAAAAGGAATTTCAGACAGTATTTGAAAAAGGGTCACTTGTACAGATTTGAAAGAGCTGATTTGTTGGATTTTATAGATATGCAAGACAAAATAATCGATCTTATTGAAGATGTAGCTAAAAAAATGACATTTAATAGAATAGATTTTGATGAAGAACATAAAAAAATGATTTATTCAGTAGTTGATGAAATAGAAAATATGTTAGATCATTTTAAAAAAACTGTTAAATACATAAATATAATTTTAGAATCAGATTTTGCAAAAAATACTATAAAAAATCAGGAAGATGACATAGCCGAAATGAAATGGTTTGAGAAAGATGTTGATAATAAATTATTTGAATTTGGTAAGTGGTTATATTCTCAAAAAGATATCCTTCATCCTATAGATTTTATTTTTATTAGAGAATTAGTTTTATTGCTTTCACGTATTGCTGATGTAACTCAAAATGTTTGCGATAGAATACATATTCTTATAAATGAGTGA
- a CDS encoding DnaJ domain-containing protein, whose amino-acid sequence MEIFLMFIGLLVVISIVFRFIGAIFILLFRYPILLLFAILGIYFLFRNVRVYTYNSRKYYNDRYNEKRYYNHQENYNNLRRQYDYYRNLFELPENYTKEELKKKFRELTRKYHPDKCHDNREKCEEQFKKINEAYEFLLKYAK is encoded by the coding sequence ATGGAAATTTTTTTAATGTTTATAGGGTTACTAGTAGTGATTTCTATTGTTTTTAGATTTATTGGAGCAATTTTTATACTATTATTTAGATATCCTATTTTATTATTATTTGCAATATTAGGAATTTATTTTTTATTTAGAAATGTTCGGGTTTATACATATAATTCTAGAAAATACTATAATGATAGATATAATGAAAAAAGATATTATAATCACCAAGAAAATTATAATAATTTAAGGCGACAATATGATTATTATAGAAATTTATTTGAACTTCCTGAAAACTATACTAAAGAAGAATTGAAAAAAAAGTTTAGAGAATTAACAAGAAAATATCATCCCGACAAATGTCACGACAATAGGGAAAAGTGTGAAGAACAGTTTAAAAAGATTAATGAAGCATATGAATTTCTTTTAAAATATGCTAAATAA
- a CDS encoding thioredoxin family protein, translated as MKAYYFANKTCRTCKGLWPKVEKLMKENNVELEYIDIEEKPEISGQMLVFSVPTLVFVDGENRELTRFYRNFGMMEVQAFIDRYISIMNS; from the coding sequence ATGAAAGCATATTACTTTGCAAATAAAACTTGTAGAACTTGTAAAGGGTTATGGCCAAAAGTAGAAAAATTAATGAAAGAAAATAACGTTGAATTAGAGTATATTGATATTGAAGAAAAACCTGAAATCTCTGGACAAATGCTTGTTTTTTCTGTACCTACTTTAGTTTTCGTTGATGGAGAGAATAGGGAATTAACAAGATTTTATAGAAATTTTGGAATGATGGAAGTACAAGCATTTATAGACAGATATATATCAATTATGAACTCATAG
- a CDS encoding metal-dependent hydrolase, with translation MKVFFLGHAVVYIEGSKKILIDPFLSGNPQSTKSIDDFKDLDYILVTHGHNDHLGDTIELAKKTNAIVISNFEIINYLASKGLEKLHPMHIGGRKKFDFGSIKMTSALHGSGIMEGNNIIYGGNPGGFIIEIDNKKIYHSGDTGLTKDMELLQLENIDLAFLPIGGNFVMDIYDAVISAKMINPKIVVPFHYNTWDIINADAYAFKTKIESLKIKCNILNPGDYIEF, from the coding sequence ATGAAAGTATTTTTTCTTGGCCATGCAGTAGTATATATTGAAGGAAGTAAAAAAATACTTATTGATCCTTTTTTATCAGGTAATCCACAATCAACAAAATCTATTGATGATTTTAAAGATTTAGATTATATATTGGTAACACACGGACACAATGATCATTTGGGAGATACTATAGAATTAGCTAAAAAAACAAATGCTATAGTAATTTCTAATTTTGAAATAATAAATTATTTAGCTTCTAAAGGATTAGAGAAGTTACATCCAATGCATATTGGAGGTAGAAAAAAATTTGATTTTGGATCAATAAAAATGACCTCTGCCTTGCATGGTTCCGGTATTATGGAAGGTAATAATATTATATACGGGGGCAATCCTGGAGGATTTATCATTGAAATAGATAATAAGAAAATATATCACTCAGGTGATACGGGATTAACGAAAGATATGGAATTACTGCAATTAGAAAATATTGATTTAGCCTTCTTACCAATTGGAGGAAATTTTGTTATGGACATATATGATGCTGTTATTTCTGCAAAAATGATTAATCCAAAAATTGTAGTACCTTTCCATTATAATACTTGGGATATTATTAATGCAGATGCATATGCATTTAAAACAAAAATAGAAAGCTTAAAAATAAAATGCAATATTTTAAATCCTGGAGATTATATTGAATTTTAA
- a CDS encoding calcium/sodium antiporter, which translates to MILDLVLIAAGMFLLIKGADYLIEGSVGFSRKIGVSELFTGLTLVAFGTSAPELFVSISAALNGSSGIALGNVVGSNITNISLILGLSLIVKKTTIPRSTLLYETPFVILISSTLLFMLLDGNNSLTKYDGLILLTYLIIFIAYMYNMAKNDKHIQEQLFEELNETKVSDMSWNKILFLVLLGIVMLAIGGEITVRGASHFAKILGLTETLIGVTIIAVGTSLPELVTSIIAAKKGTNDILIGNLIGSNAFNILVVLGITASIHPIVPDRNITFDAIYMVGVVLLTEIFLIRKREAGFWKGIILFLTYVIYVIINIRLG; encoded by the coding sequence TTGATACTTGATCTAGTATTAATTGCAGCAGGTATGTTTTTATTAATTAAAGGTGCAGATTATTTAATTGAAGGGTCTGTTGGATTTTCCAGAAAAATAGGGGTATCAGAACTTTTTACTGGATTAACTTTAGTAGCTTTTGGAACAAGTGCTCCTGAATTGTTTGTAAGTATTAGCGCAGCTTTAAATGGCTCTTCAGGGATTGCATTAGGAAATGTTGTTGGAAGTAATATTACAAATATATCTTTGATTTTAGGTTTGTCATTAATAGTTAAAAAAACAACTATACCAAGAAGTACATTATTATACGAAACTCCTTTTGTTATATTAATATCTTCAACTTTACTTTTTATGCTTTTAGATGGAAATAATTCTCTAACCAAATATGATGGGTTAATATTATTAACTTATTTAATAATATTTATAGCATATATGTATAATATGGCAAAAAATGATAAGCATATACAAGAACAGTTATTTGAAGAATTAAACGAAACTAAAGTTTCTGATATGTCTTGGAATAAAATATTATTTTTAGTTTTATTGGGAATTGTTATGTTAGCTATTGGAGGAGAGATAACTGTTAGAGGGGCATCTCATTTTGCCAAAATATTAGGATTAACTGAAACATTAATAGGAGTAACTATTATAGCAGTAGGTACATCTTTACCTGAATTAGTTACAAGTATAATTGCAGCTAAAAAAGGAACAAATGATATTTTAATTGGTAATTTAATAGGTTCAAATGCTTTTAATATTTTAGTTGTTTTAGGTATTACTGCAAGTATACATCCGATTGTACCAGATAGAAACATCACTTTTGATGCTATTTATATGGTTGGAGTAGTATTATTAACTGAAATATTTTTAATAAGAAAAAGAGAAGCAGGATTCTGGAAAGGGATAATTTTATTCCTAACTTATGTTATATATGTAATCATTAATATAAGGTTAGGTTAG
- a CDS encoding PspC domain-containing protein, with protein sequence MRKELYRSKSDKMLGGVCGGLAEYFDISSTLVRLICLALMLIDGVGLIIYIIAWIIIPEEPEDYAKDVKTEVNHEKNFFVGISFILFGGVLLLNNFFPNIFSFSIIFGILFLILGIYLIIKGR encoded by the coding sequence GTGAGAAAAGAATTATACAGATCTAAAAGTGATAAAATGTTAGGAGGAGTTTGTGGTGGCTTAGCTGAATATTTTGATATTAGTTCAACTTTAGTTAGATTAATATGCTTGGCTTTGATGCTAATAGATGGAGTTGGTTTAATAATTTACATTATAGCATGGATAATAATTCCAGAAGAACCTGAAGATTATGCGAAAGATGTTAAAACTGAAGTAAATCATGAAAAAAATTTTTTTGTAGGAATATCTTTTATATTATTTGGAGGTGTTTTGTTATTAAATAATTTTTTTCCAAATATATTTTCTTTTAGTATAATTTTTGGTATATTATTTTTAATTCTAGGTATTTATTTAATAATAAAGGGGAGATAA
- a CDS encoding ABC transporter ATP-binding protein gives MNSIIEVKNLRKYYGNIKAVDDITFSVKKGEIFSLLGPNGAGKTTTLEIIEGLRKKDEGEIIYFGKFNSPEDFYIKERIGVQLQNSAFMDNLTVYETLKMFSGLYKKSYDVDKLVSKMSLIEKKNSKVKELSGGQKQRLAIAVALVNDPEIVFLDEPTTGLDPQARHIIWDLIIELKKLGKTIILTTHYMEEAEYLSDSIHIIDRGKIIAKGTVEELIKSLKRKSIIIFQTENPDIFKKIFDGIIIDNRVEISSDDLEKTLFNIIDFSKKNNIPIDNITIRKPNLEDVFLSLTGHSLRE, from the coding sequence ATGAATAGTATTATTGAAGTCAAAAACTTAAGAAAATACTATGGCAACATTAAAGCAGTTGATGATATAACTTTTTCTGTAAAAAAAGGTGAAATTTTTTCACTTCTTGGACCAAATGGTGCGGGAAAAACAACAACTTTAGAGATAATAGAAGGTTTAAGAAAAAAAGATGAAGGAGAAATAATATATTTTGGGAAATTTAATTCTCCAGAAGATTTCTATATCAAAGAAAGAATAGGTGTTCAATTACAAAATAGTGCTTTTATGGACAATTTAACTGTGTATGAAACATTAAAAATGTTTAGTGGATTATATAAAAAATCATATGATGTAGATAAATTAGTATCAAAAATGTCGTTAATTGAAAAAAAGAATTCAAAAGTAAAAGAATTATCTGGCGGTCAAAAACAAAGACTTGCAATTGCTGTTGCTTTAGTAAATGACCCGGAAATAGTTTTCTTAGATGAACCAACAACTGGATTAGATCCTCAGGCTAGGCATATCATATGGGATTTAATAATTGAATTAAAAAAATTAGGTAAAACTATTATTTTAACTACTCATTATATGGAAGAAGCTGAATATTTATCAGATTCCATTCATATAATAGATAGGGGAAAAATTATAGCAAAAGGAACTGTTGAGGAATTAATAAAATCTTTAAAAAGAAAATCTATAATAATTTTTCAAACCGAAAATCCAGATATTTTCAAAAAAATTTTTGATGGGATTATTATTGATAATAGAGTTGAGATAAGTTCAGATGATTTAGAAAAAACATTATTTAATATAATTGATTTTTCTAAAAAAAATAATATTCCTATTGATAATATAACTATTAGAAAACCTAATTTAGAAGATGTCTTCTTAAGTTTAACTGGACATTCGTTAAGGGAATGA
- a CDS encoding ABC transporter permease — MKILKLSYYQFKSDIREFDTFFWSFLFPLILFIILVSIFGNPNELNIKKFNVGIVYEKNINILSKSILSKTFDNMPMNKMEIKSLNEAIEKLKSKKLDAVLFIPKTLTLIKDINPSVDLYYVEGISSSNISKDIIKIFMDYVNIEMIKRIKKVNDDIKIEKLSVTSLREEFSYKDYIFPGILILSIMSVAFFNIPFNILFSREKGINKRFLLIPIKGTSYFFTVIISSILMVLISSIFVIIEGILMNISNKFLTMSFFIYYIFALLVLFSIGLIFVSISKKLSTSMVIINILFQISMFLGGLYFPIFNLPWIIKWYVYINPVTYLVEGMRRLVGFNIAPFSNIWIYLVPLIWLMLSVFLFSLNYKKVLGYE; from the coding sequence ATGAAAATACTTAAACTTTCATATTATCAGTTTAAAAGTGATATAAGAGAATTTGATACTTTTTTTTGGTCTTTTTTGTTTCCATTAATACTATTTATTATATTAGTGTCAATTTTTGGAAATCCTAATGAATTAAATATAAAAAAATTTAATGTTGGTATTGTTTATGAAAAAAATATTAATATATTATCAAAGAGTATATTATCTAAGACTTTTGATAATATGCCAATGAATAAAATGGAGATAAAAAGCTTAAACGAAGCTATAGAAAAATTGAAATCAAAAAAATTAGATGCAGTATTGTTTATCCCAAAAACATTAACTTTAATAAAAGATATTAATCCCAGTGTAGATTTGTATTATGTTGAAGGAATAAGTAGTTCAAATATTTCAAAAGATATAATTAAAATATTTATGGATTACGTTAATATTGAAATGATAAAAAGAATAAAAAAAGTTAATGATGATATTAAAATAGAAAAATTATCTGTAACTTCATTAAGAGAAGAATTTTCATATAAGGATTACATATTTCCGGGTATTTTGATTTTATCTATAATGTCAGTAGCTTTTTTTAATATTCCTTTTAACATCCTTTTTTCTAGAGAAAAAGGAATAAATAAAAGATTTTTATTAATTCCAATTAAGGGAACATCATATTTTTTTACAGTAATAATTAGTAGTATATTAATGGTTTTAATTTCTAGTATATTTGTTATTATTGAAGGTATTTTGATGAATATTTCAAATAAATTCCTTACTATGAGTTTTTTTATATATTATATATTTGCATTGCTAGTATTATTTTCTATAGGGTTAATTTTTGTTTCAATATCTAAAAAGCTATCTACTTCTATGGTAATAATTAATATTTTATTTCAAATTTCTATGTTTTTAGGTGGTTTATATTTTCCAATATTTAACTTACCATGGATTATTAAATGGTATGTTTATATAAATCCAGTTACATATCTTGTCGAAGGAATGAGACGTTTAGTTGGTTTTAATATCGCTCCATTTAGCAATATATGGATATATTTAGTTCCATTAATTTGGTTAATGTTGTCGGTTTTTCTTTTTTCTTTGAATTATAAGAAGGTGTTAGGATATGAATAA